The following proteins are encoded in a genomic region of Paenibacillus sp. FSL H3-0469:
- a CDS encoding discoidin domain-containing protein produces MAYSKRVRRKKGMNGTALCLSIIMLLSLVLTLPPGRAHAADSYLLSKERPAYASGTEGNNTPDLAVDGNTGSRWSSSWGKDPNWIYVDLGANAAIDRVVLRWEGAYAKAYKIQVSPDELNWSDVYSTTTGDGGVDELTLSGTGRYVRVFATERNLTQYGISLYEFEVYGTGGVNPPPVVLGPNVALNKPVTASSYQVADYLPVGSTLPELAVDGNLNTRWSSNATDNEWLSVDLGSIRTLGRVIINWEAAAGRIYDIQVSDNGSSWTTVYRELHGDGGTLNLPVYASGRYLRMKGISRATSFGYSIFEFQAYDYVAGDPKPVYNIPALPQLTTVPVGQGSHAANDLSVPQPKYPLYKSDALTAPLPSNDWWQSIMINQLGNGIITLPLKSKYTKQGLSILNPGAGYLSADGKAQEAAGSPDLFLMASNINTSGMSNRITGYGDWSATAVLSDGAAEKLKTTFVKGSPYLYSQFSDPSSPEVYLPAGARFFDGSNTTILAADGATVTADHIGIAVTNTNGAPTPEMVTRHYGLYAPAGTTFKRVGAKLKIQLGGGQNYLSLSALPAPSNLNYFYQHGYAFVTDTKVAYTFNETTSGVTTTFNAVTELKRSGFPNTTLMAQLPHQWKVTTTPLTAVSFPSIRGTMKVTEGNSFATTDKFYGIVPQFTEPGDSTYSRQDLLNYLALLDTDTATNLMQADAYWQGKKLHPLAMGVLIADQIGNESYKNLFLSRMKMVLTDWYTYTSGETDYYFDYNSDWGTLIYKNSEFGANSGITDHHFTYGYYVFASAVLATYDTDFRNKFSGMVDELIRDYANPSKTDPKYPYFRNFDLYEGHSWAGGYADNDSGNNQEAAGESLFGWVGQYMWSTLTGNTAFRDASIMGFTTELRAVQQYWFNYDQDNWLPGYTHKTVGQIYGSSNFFGTFFNGNPVYVYGIHWLPTAEYLTSYGFDTAKVAGLYNGFVADNGGPEPDWYHIVWPIQALSDPQAVLNKWNPALPQQNELFNTYWFVHNMETLGSRTKDIWAENGYSATVYKKGSAYRALVWNPTKAAITVTFRNSGGVTGSALVPPGKLVKVDPTKVTTDTLLTPPALTADTTGNAAGQPIELTFTENAAWRNAVTAVKVDGTVAAAANYTIAAGKITLNTALFPAAKTYTVTVTAGGYTDTSVQQVITGGTQPAGNLALNKAVTASENPKQPAAGAVDGNAGTRWESDFSDPQWIQVDLGSAQTVSRVLLNWEGAYAKTYAIETSADGTNWATVYSTTTGDGAINDISFTPVTARYVKVSGTERGTQYGYSLWELEVYGSSGATFTPPALAADTTGNAAGQPIELTFTENAAWRNAITAVKVDGVTVTAANYTVAAGKITLNTALFPTAKTYTVTVTAGGYTDTSVQQVITGGTTPSVNLARNKAVTASENPKQPAALAVDGNAGTRWESDFSDPQWIQVDLGSAQTVSRVLLNWEGAYAKAYTIETSADGTNWTTAYSTTSGDGDVDDISFTPVSARYVKVNGTERGTQYGYSLWEMSVY; encoded by the coding sequence ATGGCATATTCAAAAAGAGTAAGACGCAAGAAGGGGATGAACGGGACCGCTCTTTGTCTGAGCATCATCATGCTGCTGAGTCTCGTACTCACGCTTCCGCCCGGGCGGGCTCATGCGGCGGACTCATATCTGCTCTCCAAAGAGCGGCCGGCGTATGCCTCGGGCACCGAGGGCAATAACACCCCGGATCTGGCGGTGGACGGCAATACGGGTTCCCGGTGGAGCAGCTCATGGGGAAAGGACCCGAACTGGATTTATGTTGATCTCGGGGCAAATGCGGCCATAGACCGCGTGGTGCTCCGCTGGGAAGGAGCTTACGCCAAAGCTTACAAAATCCAGGTATCCCCTGACGAATTGAACTGGAGTGATGTCTACTCCACAACTACAGGTGATGGCGGTGTAGATGAGCTCACGCTCAGTGGCACTGGCCGGTATGTACGGGTATTCGCCACTGAGCGGAACCTGACGCAATACGGCATCTCCCTCTATGAGTTCGAGGTATACGGCACTGGCGGTGTTAATCCTCCTCCGGTGGTTCTAGGGCCGAATGTGGCCTTGAACAAGCCCGTGACGGCTTCATCCTATCAGGTGGCCGATTATCTGCCTGTCGGCTCTACCCTGCCGGAGCTGGCGGTGGACGGCAACCTGAACACACGCTGGTCTTCCAATGCTACCGATAATGAATGGCTGAGCGTTGACCTTGGCAGCATACGCACGCTGGGCCGGGTGATCATCAACTGGGAGGCAGCCGCCGGCCGGATCTATGATATTCAGGTTTCGGATAACGGAAGCTCATGGACTACAGTATACCGGGAGCTTCACGGCGACGGCGGCACCCTTAATCTTCCCGTCTATGCCAGCGGCCGTTACCTGCGGATGAAGGGCATCAGCAGAGCGACCTCCTTTGGTTATTCGATTTTTGAATTCCAGGCCTATGATTATGTGGCAGGGGATCCGAAGCCGGTCTATAACATTCCGGCCTTGCCGCAGCTGACCACAGTGCCCGTAGGCCAAGGCAGCCATGCGGCGAATGACCTCTCGGTTCCTCAGCCCAAATATCCGCTGTATAAATCGGATGCACTGACTGCGCCGCTGCCTTCCAATGACTGGTGGCAGTCCATTATGATCAATCAGCTCGGCAACGGCATTATCACCCTTCCGCTCAAATCAAAGTATACTAAGCAGGGTCTAAGCATTCTGAATCCGGGCGCAGGCTATTTAAGCGCTGACGGCAAGGCACAGGAAGCTGCGGGAAGCCCGGACCTGTTCCTGATGGCCAGCAACATTAATACTTCGGGAATGTCGAACCGGATTACCGGTTACGGCGACTGGTCGGCGACTGCCGTATTAAGCGATGGCGCTGCTGAGAAGCTGAAGACAACGTTCGTCAAAGGCTCGCCTTATCTTTATTCGCAATTCAGCGATCCGTCCAGTCCTGAGGTGTATCTGCCGGCCGGGGCCCGTTTCTTCGACGGCAGCAATACTACGATTCTCGCCGCAGACGGAGCCACAGTGACTGCAGACCATATCGGCATTGCGGTCACCAATACCAATGGGGCGCCAACACCTGAAATGGTGACTAGACACTATGGGCTGTATGCTCCGGCCGGTACAACCTTCAAGCGGGTCGGCGCCAAGCTCAAAATCCAGCTCGGCGGAGGCCAGAACTACCTGAGCTTGTCCGCTCTTCCGGCACCGTCCAATCTGAATTATTTCTACCAGCACGGGTATGCCTTCGTGACAGACACGAAGGTGGCCTATACCTTCAACGAGACGACCTCGGGTGTCACGACCACCTTCAATGCAGTAACAGAGCTTAAGCGTTCAGGCTTCCCGAATACCACGCTGATGGCCCAGCTTCCCCACCAGTGGAAGGTTACCACAACACCGCTGACTGCTGTCTCCTTCCCGTCCATCCGTGGAACGATGAAGGTGACGGAAGGGAATTCGTTCGCCACCACCGATAAATTCTACGGCATTGTGCCACAGTTCACCGAGCCGGGAGATTCCACCTATTCCCGTCAGGATCTGCTTAATTATCTGGCGCTGCTCGATACGGACACCGCCACCAATCTGATGCAGGCCGATGCGTACTGGCAGGGCAAGAAGCTGCATCCGCTGGCTATGGGCGTGCTGATCGCCGATCAGATCGGCAATGAGAGCTACAAGAATCTATTCCTGTCCCGGATGAAGATGGTGCTTACAGACTGGTATACGTACACCTCGGGGGAAACCGATTATTATTTTGACTACAACTCCGACTGGGGAACATTGATTTATAAAAACAGTGAGTTCGGCGCGAACTCCGGCATCACGGACCATCATTTCACATACGGATATTATGTCTTTGCTTCCGCTGTGCTTGCCACCTATGATACCGACTTCAGGAACAAATTCAGCGGGATGGTCGATGAACTGATCCGGGATTATGCCAATCCGTCGAAGACCGATCCGAAGTATCCTTACTTCCGTAACTTCGACCTGTATGAAGGCCATTCATGGGCCGGCGGTTATGCCGACAATGACAGCGGCAATAACCAGGAAGCAGCCGGAGAATCGCTGTTCGGCTGGGTCGGCCAATATATGTGGAGCACACTGACCGGCAACACGGCTTTCAGGGATGCGTCCATTATGGGCTTCACGACGGAGCTTAGAGCAGTGCAGCAATACTGGTTCAACTATGACCAGGATAACTGGCTGCCGGGCTATACGCATAAAACAGTAGGGCAGATCTACGGAAGCTCGAATTTCTTCGGCACCTTTTTCAACGGGAATCCGGTGTATGTCTATGGCATTCACTGGCTGCCTACAGCAGAATATTTGACCAGCTACGGATTCGATACGGCCAAGGTGGCCGGATTATACAATGGCTTTGTGGCCGATAACGGCGGGCCGGAACCGGACTGGTACCATATTGTCTGGCCGATTCAGGCACTGAGCGATCCGCAGGCTGTGCTGAATAAATGGAATCCGGCACTGCCGCAGCAGAACGAATTGTTCAACACGTACTGGTTCGTGCACAATATGGAAACACTCGGATCACGCACCAAGGACATTTGGGCGGAGAATGGATACAGTGCAACGGTGTATAAAAAAGGCTCGGCCTACCGCGCGCTGGTCTGGAATCCGACGAAAGCGGCCATAACCGTTACGTTCCGCAATAGCGGAGGGGTTACAGGCTCAGCTTTGGTTCCACCCGGGAAGCTGGTGAAGGTGGATCCGACGAAGGTGACCACGGATACGCTGCTTACTCCGCCTGCCCTGACAGCCGATACCACCGGGAACGCAGCCGGTCAGCCGATTGAGCTGACGTTCACGGAGAATGCGGCCTGGAGAAATGCAGTCACTGCGGTGAAGGTGGATGGAACTGTAGCGGCAGCGGCGAATTATACCATAGCAGCCGGTAAAATCACACTGAACACCGCGCTGTTCCCCGCAGCGAAGACTTACACGGTTACAGTAACCGCAGGCGGATATACCGATACTTCGGTGCAGCAGGTGATCACTGGCGGAACTCAGCCGGCAGGGAACCTGGCTCTGAATAAGGCGGTTACCGCTTCGGAGAATCCGAAGCAGCCTGCTGCCGGCGCTGTGGACGGAAATGCGGGCACCCGCTGGGAGTCGGACTTCAGTGATCCGCAGTGGATTCAGGTGGATCTGGGCTCTGCCCAGACGGTCAGCCGTGTCCTGCTGAATTGGGAGGGAGCATACGCCAAAACCTACGCAATCGAGACATCAGCAGACGGTACGAACTGGGCAACGGTGTATTCTACAACAACCGGAGACGGGGCCATCAATGACATTAGCTTCACTCCGGTTACCGCGCGGTATGTGAAGGTGAGCGGCACAGAGCGAGGCACGCAGTACGGGTATTCTTTATGGGAACTGGAAGTGTACGGCAGCAGCGGGGCAACGTTTACTCCACCTGCCCTTGCAGCCGATACCACCGGGAACGCAGCTGGTCAGCCGATTGAGCTGACGTTCACGGAGAATGCGGCCTGGAGAAATGCAATCACTGCGGTGAAGGTGGATGGAGTGACAGTAACGGCAGCAAATTATACCGTGGCAGCCGGTAAAATCACACTGAACACTGCGCTGTTCCCCACAGCGAAGACTTACACGGTTACAGTAACCGCAGGCGGATATACCGATACTTCGGTGCAGCAAGTGATCACTGGCGGAACAACACCGTCTGTGAATCTTGCGCGGAACAAGGCGGTTACCGCTTCAGAGAATCCGAAGCAGCCCGCTGCCCTCGCTGTGGACGGAAATGCGGGTACCCGCTGGGAATCGGACTTCAGTGATCCGCAGTGGATTCAGGTGGATCTGGGCTCTGCCCAGACGGTCAGCCGTGTCCTGCTGAACTGGGAGGGGGCATACGCCAAAGCCTACACGATCGAGACGTCTGCAGACGGTACGAACTGGACAACGGCGTATTCCACAACAAGCGGGGACGGGGACGTCGACGATATTAGCTTCACTCCGGTCAGCGCGCGGTATGTGAAGGTGAACGGGACGGAGCGCGGCACACAATACGGTTATTCTTTATGGGAAATGTCAGTCTATTAA
- the uvrC gene encoding excinuclease ABC subunit UvrC, giving the protein MDYMDNIRNKLALLPDLPGCYLMKNQEGTIIYVGKAKVLKNRVRSYFTGSHNGKTQRLVANIVDFEYIVTSSNMEALILECNLIKKHMPRYNVLLKDDKTFPYLKITNEAHPRLEVTRRVLKDKAKYFGPYPNSYAAQQTKKLLDRMYPLRKCGVMPKEVCLYYHMGQCLAPCEKEVPKSAYEEIIQNISSFLGGGHDAVKKDLQKKMQEAAEELYFERAKELRDQIQHIDAVMEKQKINTADTKDRDVFGYAVDKGWMCVQILYMRQGKMIQRHSSAFPFYGEAYGDFMSYVTQYYSDNPALPQEILLPDMASAGMLPPEGGGVSGQESGVQAAGVMPSGQALMAALGAEDESEAGEQTGETGIAGEGLAGAPAAADEAVQGQTEQEAAAEGTVDAAGGAAALQEWLGIKVLVPQRGLKKQMIGMACQNSRVALNEKFRLIERDEERTSGAASSLGQSLGLDSLNRIEAFDNSNIQGANPVSAMVVFIDGKPARKEYRKYKVRTVQGPDDYETMREVIRRRYERVLKENLPQPDLIVVDGGKGQISSAIDILQNELGLFIPVCGLVKDDKHRTAQLLVGDSAEPVSLARDSQEFYLLQRIQDEVHRFAITFHREQRGKSMVTSKLDSIPGIGDKRRKLLLKHFGSLKKIKEASIEDFKVLSIGEKLAGQILEALNDEEPSI; this is encoded by the coding sequence ATGGATTATATGGATAATATCCGCAACAAGCTTGCGCTGCTGCCTGATCTGCCTGGCTGCTATCTGATGAAGAATCAAGAGGGCACGATCATCTATGTCGGCAAGGCCAAAGTGCTGAAGAACCGTGTACGCTCTTATTTTACCGGCAGTCACAACGGGAAGACGCAGCGGCTGGTCGCCAATATTGTTGATTTCGAATATATCGTGACATCGAGCAATATGGAGGCACTCATTCTGGAGTGCAATCTGATCAAGAAGCATATGCCGCGTTACAATGTGCTGCTGAAGGATGATAAGACCTTTCCTTATCTGAAAATCACGAACGAAGCCCATCCGCGCCTGGAGGTTACCCGCCGGGTGCTGAAAGATAAAGCTAAATATTTCGGGCCGTATCCGAACAGCTACGCTGCCCAGCAGACCAAGAAGCTGCTCGACCGGATGTATCCGCTGCGCAAATGCGGGGTGATGCCGAAGGAGGTCTGCCTGTACTATCACATGGGCCAGTGCCTTGCGCCGTGCGAGAAGGAAGTGCCGAAGTCGGCCTATGAGGAGATTATTCAGAATATCTCTTCCTTCCTCGGGGGCGGACATGATGCGGTGAAGAAGGATCTGCAGAAGAAGATGCAGGAGGCGGCCGAGGAGCTGTATTTCGAGCGGGCCAAGGAGCTGCGCGACCAGATTCAGCACATCGACGCCGTCATGGAGAAGCAGAAGATCAATACGGCTGACACCAAGGACCGTGACGTGTTCGGTTATGCGGTGGACAAGGGCTGGATGTGTGTGCAGATCCTGTACATGCGGCAGGGGAAAATGATTCAGCGCCACTCGTCGGCTTTTCCGTTCTACGGGGAGGCGTACGGTGACTTCATGTCTTATGTCACGCAGTATTACAGCGACAATCCCGCACTGCCGCAGGAAATCCTGCTGCCGGATATGGCAAGCGCCGGAATGCTTCCGCCGGAAGGGGGAGGCGTGTCTGGCCAGGAAAGCGGTGTGCAGGCAGCCGGTGTGATGCCGAGCGGTCAAGCGCTGATGGCGGCCTTGGGCGCAGAGGATGAGTCGGAGGCCGGGGAGCAGACCGGTGAGACAGGAATAGCAGGTGAGGGTCTTGCGGGTGCTCCGGCAGCGGCTGATGAAGCTGTACAGGGGCAGACGGAGCAGGAGGCGGCAGCTGAAGGGACCGTGGATGCGGCCGGAGGCGCAGCCGCTCTGCAGGAGTGGCTGGGCATCAAGGTACTGGTGCCGCAGCGCGGGCTGAAGAAGCAGATGATCGGCATGGCCTGCCAGAACAGCCGGGTTGCGCTGAATGAGAAATTCCGCCTGATCGAGCGGGACGAAGAGCGTACCTCCGGGGCGGCCAGCAGTTTGGGGCAGAGCCTGGGGCTGGACTCGCTGAACCGGATCGAAGCGTTCGATAACTCGAATATTCAGGGGGCCAATCCGGTCTCGGCCATGGTGGTCTTCATCGACGGTAAGCCTGCCCGCAAAGAGTACCGTAAGTATAAGGTCCGCACCGTACAGGGGCCGGATGATTATGAGACGATGCGCGAGGTGATCCGGCGGCGTTATGAACGGGTGCTGAAGGAGAATCTGCCGCAGCCGGATCTGATCGTAGTCGATGGAGGCAAGGGCCAGATCTCTTCTGCGATTGATATTTTGCAGAATGAGCTGGGATTGTTCATTCCCGTCTGCGGTCTGGTCAAGGATGACAAGCACAGAACCGCCCAGCTGCTGGTCGGCGACTCTGCTGAGCCGGTCTCGCTCGCGCGGGACAGCCAGGAGTTCTACCTGCTGCAGCGTATCCAGGATGAGGTTCACCGGTTTGCCATTACGTTCCACCGGGAGCAGCGCGGCAAGTCGATGGTTACCTCGAAGCTGGATTCGATTCCGGGCATTGGGGATAAGCGCCGGAAGCTGCTGCTGAAGCATTTCGGGTCGCTTAAGAAGATCAAGGAAGCCTCTATCGAGGATTTCAAGGTGCTGTCCATCGGCGAGAAGCTGGCCGGGCAGATTCTGGAGGCGCTCAATGATGAGGAGCCATCAATATAA
- the trxA gene encoding thioredoxin produces the protein MAIVNVSDQSFVNEVEGQGTVVVDFWAPWCGPCKMLAPILEELSTELGDDVKIAKLNVDENPETASRFGVMSIPTLIFFKDGQPVDKVVGLNSKDSLKNIVAKHQ, from the coding sequence ATGGCTATCGTAAACGTGTCTGACCAATCCTTCGTGAATGAAGTGGAAGGTCAAGGTACTGTAGTAGTAGATTTCTGGGCACCTTGGTGCGGCCCTTGCAAAATGCTTGCCCCTATTCTCGAGGAATTGTCCACCGAGCTGGGTGACGATGTGAAGATCGCTAAATTGAATGTGGATGAGAATCCTGAGACAGCTTCCCGTTTTGGAGTAATGAGTATTCCTACTCTGATCTTCTTCAAAGACGGCCAGCCTGTGGACAAAGTCGTAGGACTGAACTCCAAGGATTCCCTTAAGAATATCGTAGCTAAGCATCAATAA
- a CDS encoding GNAT family N-acetyltransferase, with translation MDMHYESIHIEQGKPPRSELLNSPGMVKYNENWGRQGDMALIALIDNIPAGAAWYRLFDESNQGYGFVDAQTPELGVAIRSEYRQRGVGIRLMQAITQQAVSQGYTALSLSVDPQNQAAVRLYDRLGFQFHGISGTSWTMKLDITN, from the coding sequence ATGGATATGCATTATGAGTCCATTCATATCGAACAAGGGAAGCCTCCCAGAAGTGAGCTGCTGAATTCCCCGGGGATGGTGAAGTACAACGAGAATTGGGGCAGACAAGGCGATATGGCTCTGATTGCCCTTATTGACAATATCCCTGCAGGTGCTGCCTGGTACAGGCTATTCGACGAGTCGAACCAGGGCTACGGATTTGTGGATGCGCAGACGCCGGAATTAGGTGTGGCTATACGGTCTGAATATAGGCAGCGGGGTGTAGGAATCAGACTCATGCAGGCCATCACTCAGCAGGCTGTATCCCAGGGGTACACCGCCCTTTCTCTCAGCGTTGACCCGCAGAACCAGGCGGCCGTCCGGTTATATGACAGACTCGGGTTTCAGTTTCACGGAATTTCTGGAACCTCCTGGACGATGAAGCTGGATATTACAAATTAA
- a CDS encoding YqzM family protein, with protein MDVNVNAQVRDPREHINEEPRNDLGDLMAGFFGMTGFMTVVFFGMVIIKYLSE; from the coding sequence ATGGACGTCAATGTCAACGCACAGGTCCGTGACCCGCGGGAGCATATCAATGAGGAGCCCCGCAACGATCTTGGTGATCTTATGGCCGGTTTCTTCGGAATGACCGGCTTCATGACCGTGGTCTTCTTCGGAATGGTGATTATCAAGTATTTGTCCGAATAG
- a CDS encoding glycoside hydrolase family 43 protein → MKKLVSLAAAGLLASALYSPVSFADNPVVQTIYTADPAPLVYNDTVYLYTGHDEDNSTYYTMNDWRVYSSKDMANWTDHGSPLSYKAFSWSSGEAWASQVIERNGKFYFYVTAKSTSLGRPAIGVAVSNSPTGPFVDAIGKPLVSSSWGDIDPTVYVDSDGQAYLYWGNPTLKYVKLNPDMISYNQSTGIVQVPMTTDSFGVRNGNADRPTLYEEGPWFYKRGSLYYMVYAASGIPENIAYSTSSSPTGPWKYRGIIMPTQGGSFTNHPGIIDFKGRSYFFYHNGALPGGGGFTRSVGVEQFTYNADGSFPVINMTTSGPQPIATLNPYVRTQAETSAWAAGVENETTSDTDGGMNVGFIDHGDYLKIKNVNFGAGAAAFEARVASAGSGGNIELRLDSPTGTLAGTCAVQNTGGWQNWVTKTCTVSGASGTHDLYLKFTGGSGYLFNINWWKFSAS, encoded by the coding sequence ATGAAAAAGCTTGTCAGCCTTGCTGCTGCAGGCTTGTTGGCATCGGCGCTGTATTCCCCGGTATCGTTCGCTGACAACCCTGTTGTACAGACCATCTACACGGCAGACCCGGCCCCGCTTGTATACAATGATACGGTCTACCTGTACACCGGACATGACGAAGACAACTCGACCTACTATACGATGAATGATTGGAGGGTCTACTCTTCCAAGGACATGGCGAACTGGACAGATCACGGGTCACCGTTATCCTACAAGGCGTTCAGCTGGTCGAGCGGAGAAGCTTGGGCCAGCCAGGTCATTGAGCGCAACGGCAAATTCTACTTTTATGTCACGGCAAAAAGCACTTCGCTCGGACGGCCCGCCATCGGCGTCGCCGTCTCAAACAGCCCGACCGGCCCGTTCGTGGACGCTATCGGCAAACCGCTCGTCTCCAGCAGCTGGGGCGACATTGATCCGACGGTATATGTGGACAGTGACGGCCAGGCTTATCTCTACTGGGGGAACCCGACACTAAAATATGTGAAGCTGAACCCGGATATGATCTCCTACAACCAGAGCACAGGTATTGTGCAGGTGCCTATGACCACAGACAGCTTCGGTGTACGAAACGGCAATGCCGATAGACCAACCCTCTACGAAGAAGGACCCTGGTTCTACAAGCGCGGCAGCTTATACTACATGGTCTACGCCGCAAGCGGCATTCCTGAGAATATCGCTTATTCCACCAGCTCGTCGCCGACCGGACCGTGGAAGTACAGAGGGATCATTATGCCCACCCAAGGCGGCAGCTTCACGAATCATCCCGGCATCATCGATTTCAAAGGGCGCTCCTATTTCTTTTATCATAATGGGGCCTTGCCTGGAGGGGGCGGCTTCACCCGGTCAGTGGGGGTAGAGCAATTCACCTACAACGCGGACGGAAGCTTCCCGGTCATCAACATGACCACCTCCGGACCGCAGCCCATCGCCACCCTTAACCCCTATGTCAGAACACAAGCCGAGACCAGCGCATGGGCGGCCGGGGTAGAGAACGAGACCACCTCGGATACGGACGGGGGAATGAATGTCGGCTTCATCGATCACGGCGATTATCTCAAAATCAAAAATGTGAACTTCGGCGCCGGAGCCGCAGCCTTCGAGGCGCGGGTAGCGTCAGCAGGCAGCGGCGGCAATATTGAGCTACGGCTGGACAGTCCGACTGGAACACTGGCCGGCACCTGTGCGGTGCAGAATACCGGGGGCTGGCAGAACTGGGTGACCAAGACCTGCACGGTCAGTGGAGCCAGCGGCACTCACGACCTCTACCTGAAATTCACGGGCGGCAGCGGCTACCTGTTCAATATCAATTGGTGGAAATTCAGCGCCAGCTGA
- the dnaI gene encoding primosomal protein DnaI, with the protein MESMGEVLRSMNNPALRQRSRDLEQTLLNHPLVKELQAEHPELDESRLRLHLSRLYQYVEEDRHCKNCPGLANCPNDFQGHYSKLSVETVNGVTDLYERKTPCKLKIAQDNQDNVRKRIRSFYVDERVLNGGYDEMDIMGKDPRRASAVNKIFDYIGAVRAEGLTSRGIYLQGSFGTGKTFLMCYLLHELAISGYSGVIVYMPDFIEELKLIMMDNQKLKEMVDTMKNCDLLIFDDIGAENLNPWARDHVLGAILNYRMNRKPTFYTSNYPLDGLEKHLSITSKDGEEVYKGQRLMDRIAPFVDVIPLHGENQRGKARD; encoded by the coding sequence ATGGAGTCTATGGGCGAAGTGCTGCGTTCGATGAACAACCCTGCTCTGCGCCAGCGCTCCCGTGACCTGGAGCAGACCCTGCTGAACCATCCCCTGGTCAAGGAGCTTCAGGCGGAGCACCCTGAGCTGGACGAGTCCCGGCTGCGGCTGCACTTGAGCCGTCTGTACCAGTATGTCGAGGAGGACCGGCATTGTAAGAACTGCCCCGGCCTGGCGAATTGCCCGAATGATTTCCAGGGGCATTACAGCAAGCTGTCGGTGGAGACAGTGAACGGTGTAACGGATCTGTATGAACGCAAGACGCCGTGCAAGCTGAAGATTGCGCAGGATAATCAGGATAATGTCCGCAAACGGATCCGCAGCTTCTATGTGGATGAGCGGGTACTGAACGGCGGATATGATGAGATGGATATTATGGGCAAGGACCCCCGGCGGGCCTCAGCCGTGAACAAGATATTTGACTATATAGGAGCTGTGCGGGCAGAAGGCCTGACTTCGCGGGGCATTTATCTGCAGGGCAGCTTCGGGACCGGCAAAACCTTCCTCATGTGCTATCTGCTCCATGAGCTGGCGATCTCGGGCTACAGCGGCGTGATTGTCTACATGCCGGATTTCATCGAGGAACTGAAGCTGATCATGATGGATAACCAGAAGCTGAAGGAAATGGTCGATACGATGAAGAACTGTGATCTGCTCATCTTCGACGACATCGGAGCCGAGAATCTCAATCCCTGGGCGCGTGACCATGTGCTCGGAGCGATCCTGAACTACCGGATGAACCGCAAGCCGACCTTCTACACCTCGAATTATCCGCTGGACGGGCTGGAGAAGCATCTCAGCATCACCAGCAAGGACGGGGAAGAGGTCTACAAGGGCCAGCGGCTGATGGACCGGATTGCTCCGTTCGTAGACGTGATTCCGCTGCATGGGGAGAACCAGCGGGGCAAGGCCAGAGACTAA